The proteins below come from a single Vibrio natriegens NBRC 15636 = ATCC 14048 = DSM 759 genomic window:
- the znuA gene encoding zinc ABC transporter substrate-binding protein ZnuA, whose amino-acid sequence MKRALILIALAMLTLPAQAVTVLTSIKPIQLVVAELTQGVTEPEVLLQSNTSPHDYALRPSDVKKVASADLVIWYGHDLEPFLEKVVAEKANTMTISDIPNLSLREFDNEHNHDHDGHNHGSYDPHFWLGVEPVKQVANALAEKLIEIDSTNANKYRENLSHFEAQLAATDSEIKRKLDTVKDKGYFVFHDAYGYFEQRYQLNQLGAFTVSPDRKPGAKTLIEIRKALSSGDVACVFSEPQFTPAVVESVMRGSNVAKGELDPLGSSVESKPGSYFTFLSGMADSFEQCLGNK is encoded by the coding sequence ATGAAAAGAGCTTTAATTCTTATTGCTTTGGCAATGCTAACGTTACCTGCGCAGGCGGTGACAGTGCTTACCAGTATAAAACCTATTCAATTGGTGGTGGCAGAGCTAACCCAAGGCGTGACGGAGCCAGAGGTATTGCTCCAGTCAAATACTTCCCCGCATGATTACGCTCTGCGTCCTTCAGACGTGAAGAAAGTCGCCTCAGCTGATCTGGTCATTTGGTACGGACATGACTTAGAGCCTTTTCTTGAAAAAGTCGTGGCAGAAAAAGCCAATACAATGACGATCAGTGATATCCCTAATTTATCATTACGTGAATTTGATAATGAGCACAATCATGATCACGACGGGCATAACCATGGCTCTTACGACCCGCATTTTTGGCTTGGCGTTGAACCAGTCAAACAAGTCGCTAACGCATTGGCGGAAAAGCTTATCGAGATTGACTCTACTAACGCGAATAAATATAGAGAAAACCTTTCTCATTTCGAAGCGCAATTAGCCGCAACGGATAGTGAAATTAAGCGCAAGCTCGATACAGTAAAAGATAAAGGCTATTTTGTATTTCATGATGCTTACGGCTACTTTGAACAGCGCTATCAACTGAATCAACTTGGTGCCTTTACTGTAAGTCCAGACCGCAAGCCAGGTGCAAAAACATTGATTGAAATACGTAAAGCGCTCAGTTCTGGAGATGTTGCCTGTGTGTTCTCGGAACCACAATTTACCCCAGCAGTCGTTGAAAGCGTAATGCGTGGCAGTAATGTGGCTAAAGGTGAGTTAGATCCGTTAGGCAGCTCAGTTGAATCTAAACCGGGAAGTTACTTCACTTTTCTGTCAGGTATGGCAGATAGCTTCGAGCAGTGTTTAGGCAACAAATAG
- a CDS encoding helix-turn-helix domain-containing protein: protein MLRYLALLLVGAAISCHAFAFNKANAIFYPLPTQVKGTFVAAENLYLGEQGGLWIHDVHGRVLFYDGQNILPKSGSFLKSPVKQLAYNKGAFWTFVENEVYQTYPNQERRLVFSLNPGSQIRKIGASNHYIWVSDGAHFYTYNIETSELKTYSLLHLYHHSNNSYVYINDAIFIENKWALATTSGFYLSEGNAFDHVAESGQNYIEKIYYSPTRREILVGTLRGALVFNINEPNKQVTQVGGSHVLTFAETNQEYWVGTEHGLYLYSFLTGEVTEVESSSFLELELDSNKIFSLLSDNMGGMWIATGQGIRYYSMFSKKFERITFSSYDSQTLSGRIRKTVTGPDGALWFADDYKLYRRGLHGNEIILESHTPINDLVFQEGLLWLATSEGLKVFDLDGLKDVTFPYLQVMAGHAVEHLAADDASRLWVASGYQLYNVDIANQRVRNLGSEWLVSQYLPAKITSLYDTQDRLLIGTDHGVYEYDNEQIRFKRFSEKFGESLDILTASDGNLWFASSYGLFKTVNVGDSEQVVELSVSNAKPACMISDAQGVWLASSVGLSYYHLSGELVKHFSSSSGLINNEFLPGICTVIQGDENQDSELVLGSKYGLVKAKASTLRVSNAPESTFIVSQVVHENEVIQVGSANLDDVELPYGSSLSFRFGTMPRPDSQNLYYRLSDGEPWQTLEGGQLTLEHLNSGEYHLQVSSQSQVAAGLIGLESRFKVKQPWYLSSLAIFGFLAATLIIMGLLTYWRSRYMVQVNRALAAQVTLKTNQLRHQSRVLLASNQQLRKQIQVRNLLVDHVAQSIKSSVDHLASKYPQAIDALTQDHFAKAYWQLNELRSVPDESCGGSQNYNLSQITQSVVDVWKEDFSKAGILVEIIDENKSSRIALESFNLDVIFNSIFANIIKRSYRGQTVKIMLSEGSESVWLNFIDYGSQLTNKVSLSRASSGNANDLGIDSISQLVSESGGHLAVFTSESQNKIEITWPVAQELSHVDEPLSEFAPDKELEDLVSPEDEWLQKVYQLVAEHYHDAEFGTASAAKMLFMSERSLQRRFKSASSRTLKDYLTEVRLETACEQLLAGEKISEVAFNCGFNDPSYFSQKFRLYFGLPPSKFALTQENQ, encoded by the coding sequence TTGCTACGCTATCTGGCTCTTTTGCTCGTTGGAGCCGCTATTTCATGTCATGCATTTGCGTTTAATAAAGCCAATGCGATTTTTTACCCTTTGCCTACGCAGGTTAAGGGGACTTTTGTTGCGGCGGAAAATTTGTATTTAGGCGAGCAAGGTGGCCTTTGGATACACGACGTGCATGGACGCGTTTTATTCTATGATGGCCAGAATATACTTCCTAAATCAGGCAGTTTTTTGAAGAGCCCCGTCAAGCAACTTGCCTACAATAAAGGTGCGTTTTGGACTTTCGTTGAGAATGAAGTCTACCAAACCTATCCAAATCAAGAGCGGCGTTTGGTGTTCAGCCTTAACCCCGGCTCCCAAATCAGAAAGATCGGCGCTTCTAACCACTATATCTGGGTTAGTGATGGTGCACACTTTTATACTTATAATATAGAAACCAGTGAGTTAAAAACGTATTCATTACTCCATCTTTATCATCATAGTAACAACAGTTACGTCTATATTAATGATGCGATTTTTATAGAAAATAAATGGGCACTTGCCACGACTTCGGGCTTCTATCTGTCTGAAGGAAACGCCTTTGATCATGTCGCTGAATCTGGTCAGAACTACATTGAAAAAATCTACTACTCTCCTACACGACGGGAAATATTGGTTGGGACGCTTCGGGGAGCGTTGGTTTTCAATATCAATGAGCCGAATAAGCAAGTTACCCAAGTCGGCGGATCACATGTATTAACGTTTGCTGAGACCAACCAAGAGTATTGGGTTGGGACGGAGCACGGGTTGTACTTATATTCGTTTTTGACTGGGGAGGTGACGGAAGTTGAATCCTCGAGTTTCCTAGAGTTAGAGCTGGACAGTAATAAGATTTTCTCACTGTTGAGTGATAACATGGGGGGGATGTGGATAGCAACGGGACAGGGGATCCGTTACTACTCCATGTTCAGTAAAAAGTTTGAGCGAATTACCTTCAGTAGTTACGATTCACAAACACTATCGGGAAGAATCCGAAAAACAGTGACGGGACCTGATGGTGCCTTGTGGTTTGCAGATGATTACAAACTATACCGGAGAGGATTGCACGGAAACGAAATAATCCTCGAGTCTCACACTCCAATCAATGATCTCGTGTTTCAAGAAGGATTGCTTTGGCTCGCAACCTCGGAAGGGTTGAAAGTATTCGATCTTGATGGTTTAAAAGATGTCACTTTTCCTTACTTACAAGTAATGGCAGGGCACGCGGTTGAACACCTTGCTGCTGATGATGCTTCACGTCTTTGGGTTGCAAGCGGTTATCAATTGTATAACGTTGATATCGCCAATCAACGGGTAAGGAACCTAGGCAGTGAATGGTTGGTTAGCCAGTACTTACCTGCAAAAATAACAAGCTTGTACGATACACAAGATCGATTATTGATTGGTACTGATCACGGTGTTTATGAATATGACAATGAACAAATTCGCTTCAAGCGTTTCTCGGAAAAATTCGGTGAATCTCTAGATATTCTAACTGCCTCTGACGGAAATCTTTGGTTTGCTTCGTCTTATGGTTTATTTAAAACGGTTAATGTCGGTGATTCAGAGCAAGTTGTAGAGTTGAGCGTTTCTAATGCCAAACCTGCCTGCATGATCAGTGACGCTCAAGGTGTCTGGCTTGCTTCGTCTGTCGGGTTGAGCTACTACCATCTTTCTGGAGAGTTGGTAAAGCATTTCTCTTCTTCATCCGGTTTGATAAACAATGAGTTTCTGCCAGGAATATGTACTGTAATACAGGGAGATGAAAATCAGGATAGCGAGCTAGTGCTTGGCTCGAAGTATGGTCTGGTAAAAGCCAAAGCCTCAACTCTGAGGGTCTCCAACGCCCCTGAGTCCACGTTTATCGTTAGCCAGGTAGTGCATGAAAATGAAGTTATTCAGGTAGGAAGTGCCAACCTTGATGACGTTGAATTACCTTATGGCTCATCATTAAGCTTCCGCTTTGGCACCATGCCAAGGCCCGATAGCCAAAACTTGTATTATCGATTGAGTGATGGTGAGCCTTGGCAAACATTGGAAGGCGGACAACTTACCTTAGAACACCTTAATTCTGGCGAGTATCATCTTCAGGTAAGTAGCCAGTCTCAAGTTGCTGCGGGTCTGATTGGATTAGAGTCTCGCTTTAAGGTAAAGCAACCATGGTATTTATCTTCTCTGGCGATATTTGGTTTCCTAGCGGCCACGCTCATTATTATGGGTTTACTCACGTATTGGCGCTCTCGCTATATGGTGCAAGTCAATCGTGCATTGGCCGCACAAGTTACTCTCAAAACCAATCAGCTCAGACACCAAAGCCGTGTACTGCTAGCCAGTAACCAACAACTTCGCAAGCAGATCCAAGTGAGAAACCTGTTGGTTGATCATGTTGCTCAATCAATCAAATCAAGCGTTGATCATCTTGCTTCTAAATATCCCCAGGCAATTGATGCGCTAACGCAAGATCATTTTGCTAAAGCCTATTGGCAATTAAATGAATTGAGAAGTGTTCCGGATGAATCTTGTGGCGGCAGCCAAAACTACAATTTGAGCCAAATAACCCAATCTGTAGTGGATGTATGGAAAGAAGACTTTTCGAAAGCGGGTATCCTGGTTGAGATTATTGACGAAAACAAATCGAGTAGAATCGCTCTGGAGAGCTTCAACCTAGACGTCATTTTTAACAGTATTTTTGCCAATATCATTAAGCGTTCATATCGCGGACAAACGGTCAAAATCATGCTGTCTGAAGGAAGTGAATCGGTATGGTTAAATTTTATAGACTACGGTAGCCAATTGACGAACAAGGTATCGTTAAGTCGGGCTTCAAGTGGGAATGCTAACGATCTGGGAATAGACAGCATCTCACAATTAGTCAGTGAGAGTGGGGGGCATTTAGCGGTATTTACTTCCGAGTCGCAGAACAAAATTGAGATCACATGGCCAGTCGCTCAAGAGCTTAGTCATGTAGATGAGCCTTTATCAGAGTTTGCGCCAGATAAAGAGCTTGAAGACTTAGTTAGCCCGGAAGATGAGTGGTTGCAAAAGGTTTACCAGCTTGTGGCTGAGCATTACCACGATGCTGAGTTCGGTACTGCATCTGCGGCAAAAATGTTATTTATGTCGGAACGCAGTTTGCAAAGGCGTTTCAAATCAGCCTCGTCAAGAACGTTAAAAGATTATCTAACAGAAGTACGCTTAGAAACCGCCTGTGAGCAGCTACTCGCCGGAGAGAAAATCAGTGAAGTTGCATTTAATTGTGGTTTCAACGACCCGTCTTACTTTAGCCAGAAGTTCAGATTATATTTTGGCTTGCCTCCTTCTAAGTTTGCACTGACTCAAGAGAACCAATAA
- a CDS encoding ferrous iron transport protein A translates to MKLSEIIPGDSVTIRLLDGLSPDVRKKLMVMGLLPNTVVKVIRRAPMGDPLQVEVRGVSVAVRETIAQKIEVERV, encoded by the coding sequence ATGAAGCTATCAGAAATTATACCCGGCGATTCGGTGACTATTCGTTTATTAGATGGTCTTTCACCTGACGTAAGAAAAAAGCTAATGGTAATGGGGCTATTGCCTAACACAGTAGTCAAAGTTATTAGGCGCGCTCCAATGGGTGACCCATTACAAGTTGAAGTTCGTGGTGTGTCTGTTGCAGTAAGAGAGACGATTGCTCAAAAAATCGAAGTGGAGAGGGTGTAA
- the feoB gene encoding Fe(2+) transporter permease subunit FeoB — MQYQVLTVGNPNSGKTTLFNGLTGAKQQVGNWAGVTVEKKTGQFKHAGDQFLLTDLPGIYSLDSGNDSNSIDESIASRAVLTHPADLIINVVDATSLERSLYMTLQLRELGRPMIVVLNKMDALKRERQVINVAELEKTLGCPVLSLSATDKKQVAEFKERLHKSIIQGVALKEMSLNYGQQMEAAIEKVSTLFSDQTVSHRALAIRALEKDTLVLNSLSESDRSTVLESIAKLDLDIDLHVADIKYTHLHEQCKKIRRSEGKLSRSVTEKLDQFILNKWVGIPFFFAVMYLMFMFSINIGSAFIDFFDIGVGALLVDGGHYLLDDHLPVWLVTVLADGIGGGIQTVATFIPVIACLYLFLAVLESSGYMARAAFVLDKVMQKIGLPGKAFVPLVLGFGCNVPSIMATRTLDQERERKLAASMVPFMSCGARLPVYALFAAAFFPDSGQNVVFALYLLGIVAAIFTGLFLKNTLYPGSSDSFVMEMPNYELPTLQNVVIKTWQKLKRFVLGAGKTIVIVVALLSFLNSLGTDGSFGNEDSEKSVLSKASQVVTPVFAPIGIEKDNWPATVGIITGIFAKEAVVGTLNSLYTTPTDGDEAEYDLIGSLEEAVMSIPENLAGLSYSDPLGIEVGDLTDSYAVAEEQEIDASIFGNIKSQFVSGHAAFAYLIFILLYTPCVAAMGAYVREFGNNFARFIAVWTMGLAYLTATFYHQMMHFADSPVTSGIWMAVIVAIFFGTYRVFKRIGKKQQGSLEVQVA; from the coding sequence ATGCAGTATCAAGTACTTACGGTAGGTAATCCCAATAGTGGCAAAACGACTCTTTTTAATGGTTTAACAGGCGCAAAGCAACAGGTCGGTAACTGGGCTGGTGTGACTGTCGAGAAAAAGACGGGTCAATTTAAACATGCCGGTGACCAGTTTTTGCTTACAGACCTTCCTGGCATTTACTCATTAGACAGCGGAAATGATAGCAATAGTATCGATGAATCAATTGCTTCACGTGCGGTACTAACTCATCCAGCAGATTTGATCATCAATGTTGTCGACGCCACAAGTTTGGAGCGCAGTCTATACATGACGCTGCAGCTTCGCGAGCTCGGTCGCCCGATGATTGTCGTTCTGAACAAGATGGATGCGCTAAAGCGCGAACGTCAAGTAATTAACGTGGCCGAGTTAGAGAAGACATTGGGGTGCCCGGTTCTCAGTTTGTCGGCGACGGACAAAAAACAAGTCGCAGAATTTAAAGAACGATTGCACAAATCCATTATTCAGGGTGTTGCGCTTAAAGAGATGTCGTTGAACTATGGTCAACAAATGGAAGCGGCGATTGAAAAAGTCTCAACGCTATTTAGTGATCAAACCGTCTCTCATCGTGCGCTTGCTATTCGTGCTTTAGAAAAAGACACCCTGGTTCTAAACAGTCTTTCAGAAAGTGATAGAAGCACGGTTTTAGAGTCGATTGCAAAGCTTGATCTGGATATTGATTTACATGTTGCGGATATCAAATATACGCATTTGCATGAGCAGTGTAAGAAGATTCGCCGTAGTGAGGGCAAACTCAGTCGCAGTGTGACAGAAAAGCTAGACCAATTTATCTTAAATAAGTGGGTAGGCATTCCGTTTTTCTTTGCTGTCATGTATTTGATGTTTATGTTCTCGATTAACATCGGCAGCGCATTTATTGACTTCTTTGATATCGGAGTCGGTGCGTTACTGGTTGATGGTGGCCATTACCTACTTGATGATCACTTACCTGTATGGCTAGTGACTGTGCTTGCAGATGGTATTGGTGGTGGTATTCAAACGGTCGCTACCTTTATTCCAGTCATTGCTTGTCTATATTTATTCCTCGCAGTACTAGAAAGCTCTGGTTACATGGCTCGGGCGGCGTTTGTTCTGGATAAAGTGATGCAGAAAATCGGCTTGCCAGGTAAAGCCTTTGTACCGCTTGTTTTAGGGTTTGGCTGTAATGTCCCGTCTATTATGGCTACCCGAACTCTTGATCAAGAACGTGAACGTAAGCTGGCAGCATCTATGGTTCCGTTTATGTCTTGTGGTGCTCGCTTACCTGTTTACGCATTGTTTGCAGCAGCGTTCTTCCCTGATTCAGGTCAAAACGTTGTATTTGCGCTTTACCTGCTTGGTATTGTGGCTGCCATTTTCACCGGCCTGTTCCTTAAAAATACCCTTTACCCGGGTAGCAGTGACAGTTTTGTCATGGAAATGCCTAACTACGAGCTACCGACACTGCAGAATGTTGTGATTAAAACCTGGCAAAAGCTCAAGCGTTTTGTACTTGGGGCAGGTAAAACCATTGTTATTGTGGTGGCGCTACTTAGCTTCCTAAACTCACTTGGCACTGACGGCAGCTTTGGTAATGAAGATAGCGAGAAATCTGTACTTTCAAAAGCGTCACAGGTTGTCACCCCCGTGTTTGCGCCAATTGGTATCGAAAAGGATAACTGGCCTGCGACAGTGGGTATTATTACCGGTATCTTCGCGAAAGAGGCCGTAGTCGGTACGCTGAACAGCTTATATACCACGCCAACTGACGGTGACGAAGCGGAATACGACCTAATAGGTAGCTTAGAAGAAGCAGTAATGAGTATACCTGAGAACCTTGCTGGTCTTAGTTACTCAGATCCATTAGGCATCGAGGTTGGTGACTTAACCGATTCATATGCGGTAGCAGAAGAGCAAGAAATTGATGCCTCTATTTTTGGCAACATTAAATCTCAGTTTGTTTCTGGCCATGCTGCGTTTGCGTACTTAATTTTCATTCTGCTGTACACGCCATGTGTTGCTGCAATGGGGGCGTATGTGCGTGAATTTGGTAATAACTTTGCTCGTTTTATTGCGGTTTGGACGATGGGGCTGGCTTACCTAACGGCTACTTTCTATCATCAAATGATGCACTTTGCGGACAGTCCAGTTACAAGCGGTATATGGATGGCAGTGATCGTGGCGATCTTCTTTGGTACTTATCGTGTCTTTAAGCGCATTGGTAAGAAGCAGCAAGGTTCGCTGGAGGTACAAGTGGCATGA
- a CDS encoding FeoC-like transcriptional regulator has product MILKQLYQYIEDNGAVSQSELAKQFGMSEDGADAMLSVWINKGRITRLVDTNKAHHVTRVRYAVTRQDGLSLTVTM; this is encoded by the coding sequence ATGATCTTAAAACAGCTTTATCAATATATTGAAGATAACGGCGCGGTGTCGCAGTCAGAGTTGGCAAAGCAGTTTGGTATGAGTGAAGATGGCGCCGACGCAATGCTGAGTGTGTGGATTAACAAAGGTCGTATTACCCGTTTGGTTGACACCAATAAAGCGCATCATGTGACTCGCGTGCGTTATGCGGTGACGCGGCAAGATGGACTATCACTGACAGTGACGATGTAA
- a CDS encoding HIT domain-containing protein — MSFELHPQLAKDTTVIGHFPLCVALLHKDNAVPWVILVPKRANLKELHHLPMHDQRQFLLESQAVSQALEATFLPDKLNMGALGNMVPQLHIHHIARFKDDVAWPGPVWGNTKGEFRSDEEQDEVLGRIQNVLSLSSIFQKV; from the coding sequence ATGAGTTTTGAACTGCACCCTCAACTAGCAAAAGACACTACTGTTATTGGTCATTTTCCACTTTGCGTTGCTCTGCTACATAAAGATAATGCCGTACCTTGGGTAATTCTGGTTCCCAAGCGTGCAAACTTAAAAGAGTTGCACCACTTACCCATGCACGATCAGAGACAGTTCTTGTTAGAGTCTCAGGCGGTGAGCCAAGCTCTTGAAGCGACATTCCTTCCAGACAAGCTCAACATGGGAGCACTGGGTAACATGGTGCCTCAACTGCATATTCATCATATCGCACGCTTTAAAGATGACGTCGCTTGGCCCGGGCCTGTGTGGGGCAACACCAAAGGTGAGTTCCGCAGTGACGAAGAGCAAGATGAAGTCCTTGGGCGCATTCAGAATGTATTGTCACTCAGTTCTATTTTCCAAAAAGTATAG
- the argS gene encoding arginine--tRNA ligase — translation MNIQALINDKVSQALEAAGAPAGSPAAVRQSAKPQFGDYQANGVMGVAKKLGTNPREFAQKVLDVLDLDGIASKTEIAGPGFINIFLSEEFLAKQADAALADSRLGVAEEEAQTIVADYSAPNVAKEMHVGHLRSTIIGDAVVRTLEFLGHKVIRANHIGDWGTQFGMLIANLERVQQESGEVSMELADLEAFYRESKKLYDEDEEFAVKARNYVVKLQSGDEFCAEMWKKLVDVTMIQNQRNYDRLNVSLTREDVMGESMYNDMLPKIVADLKEQGLAVEDDGAQVVFLDEYKNKDGEPMGVIVQKRDGGFLYTTTDIACAKYRYEELGANRVLYFIDSRQHQHLMQAWTIVRKAGYVPESVSLEHHAFGMMLGKDGKPFKTRAGGTVRLADLLDEAEVRAAQLIESKNPELDAEEKEKISKTVAMAAVKYSDLSKHRTTDYVFDWDNMLAFEGNTAPYMQYAYTRVASIFAKAGVAMDDLQGDIQVTDEKEKALIAKLLQFEEAVQSVAREGQPHIMCSYLFELAGQFSSFYEACPILVAEDEAVKQSRLKLAALTAKTIKQGLSLLGIETLERM, via the coding sequence GTGAATATCCAAGCACTTATTAATGACAAAGTATCTCAGGCTCTAGAAGCCGCTGGCGCACCTGCAGGCAGCCCTGCAGCCGTTCGTCAATCAGCAAAGCCACAATTTGGTGACTACCAAGCAAACGGCGTAATGGGCGTTGCTAAAAAGCTGGGTACTAACCCACGAGAATTTGCACAGAAAGTACTGGATGTTCTAGACCTTGACGGCATCGCGAGCAAAACAGAAATCGCTGGCCCTGGTTTTATCAACATTTTCCTAAGCGAAGAGTTCTTGGCGAAACAAGCAGATGCAGCACTAGCAGATTCACGTCTGGGTGTGGCAGAAGAAGAAGCACAAACTATCGTCGCTGACTACTCGGCTCCAAACGTTGCAAAAGAAATGCACGTTGGTCACCTGCGTTCAACCATCATCGGTGACGCTGTTGTACGTACTCTTGAGTTCTTAGGCCACAAAGTGATTCGTGCGAACCACATCGGTGACTGGGGTACTCAGTTCGGTATGCTTATCGCTAACCTTGAGCGTGTACAACAAGAATCTGGCGAAGTGTCTATGGAGCTGGCTGACCTTGAAGCCTTCTACCGCGAATCTAAAAAACTGTATGATGAAGACGAAGAGTTCGCAGTTAAAGCGCGTAACTACGTGGTGAAACTACAAAGCGGCGACGAGTTCTGCGCAGAAATGTGGAAGAAACTGGTTGACGTAACCATGATCCAAAACCAACGCAACTACGACCGTCTAAACGTTTCACTAACTCGTGAAGACGTTATGGGCGAGAGCATGTACAACGACATGCTACCTAAGATTGTTGCAGACCTAAAAGAGCAAGGTCTTGCGGTTGAAGATGACGGCGCGCAAGTTGTTTTCCTAGACGAGTACAAGAACAAAGACGGTGAGCCTATGGGCGTTATCGTTCAAAAACGCGATGGCGGCTTCCTGTACACCACAACAGATATCGCATGTGCAAAATACCGTTACGAAGAACTGGGCGCGAACCGCGTACTTTACTTCATTGACTCTCGTCAGCACCAGCACCTAATGCAGGCTTGGACTATTGTTCGTAAAGCTGGTTACGTGCCTGAGTCAGTTTCTCTTGAGCACCACGCATTCGGCATGATGCTAGGTAAAGATGGTAAGCCATTCAAGACTCGTGCGGGCGGTACAGTACGTTTAGCGGACCTTCTTGATGAAGCAGAAGTTCGTGCAGCGCAGCTGATCGAATCTAAGAACCCAGAGCTAGATGCAGAAGAGAAAGAGAAGATCTCTAAAACAGTTGCGATGGCAGCAGTTAAATACTCAGACCTTTCTAAGCACCGTACGACTGACTACGTGTTTGACTGGGATAACATGCTTGCGTTCGAAGGCAATACTGCACCATACATGCAGTATGCATACACTCGTGTTGCTTCTATCTTTGCAAAAGCAGGGGTTGCCATGGATGACCTTCAAGGTGATATCCAGGTTACTGACGAGAAAGAAAAAGCGCTCATCGCAAAACTTCTACAGTTCGAAGAAGCGGTTCAATCTGTCGCTCGCGAAGGTCAACCACACATTATGTGTAGCTACCTGTTTGAACTAGCTGGTCAGTTCTCAAGCTTCTACGAAGCGTGCCCTATCCTAGTTGCAGAAGACGAAGCCGTTAAACAAAGCCGTCTGAAGCTTGCTGCACTAACAGCGAAGACCATCAAGCAAGGTCTGTCTCTACTAGGTATCGAAACGCTAGAGCGCATGTAA
- a CDS encoding VOC family protein, whose product MTTELVEKRLTPELMLQDLDAFVEKIEALASMLHLDLSLAQADHIALRINDTQTAQQAHQAWAQYGKVISQAHINGRPIIVIEFENMLESRGWKIECLELPYPAEGKVYPTEGWEHVEFVVPSHADTADEFLADLRHTYPDFGAQFEKLEEIGVKTKLSSPKGEGERLNNPTVAFKYQGVCIKLHPHSLKAIVESEA is encoded by the coding sequence ATGACGACTGAATTAGTAGAAAAACGCTTAACACCCGAATTGATGCTCCAAGACTTGGACGCGTTTGTGGAAAAAATTGAAGCACTGGCTTCAATGCTCCACTTGGATTTGAGTTTGGCTCAAGCTGACCATATTGCGTTGCGTATCAACGACACTCAAACGGCGCAACAAGCCCATCAAGCATGGGCTCAGTACGGTAAAGTCATTTCTCAGGCGCATATCAATGGCCGTCCAATCATCGTGATTGAGTTTGAAAACATGCTAGAAAGCCGGGGCTGGAAAATTGAATGTTTGGAATTACCGTATCCCGCAGAAGGTAAAGTTTACCCAACAGAAGGTTGGGAGCATGTAGAGTTTGTCGTCCCGTCTCATGCGGATACGGCGGATGAGTTTCTCGCTGATCTAAGACACACTTACCCGGATTTCGGTGCGCAGTTTGAAAAGTTGGAAGAAATTGGCGTGAAAACCAAATTATCGAGTCCGAAAGGGGAAGGGGAACGCCTCAACAACCCAACGGTGGCATTTAAATACCAAGGGGTGTGTATCAAACTTCATCCGCATTCACTAAAGGCGATTGTCGAGTCTGAAGCATAA